The nucleotide window gcgcctctcgggagagCGTGGCGTTCgtgcccgcgccgttctcgcgcgaaaagccgccggatcggaaaaaaaaaaaaagtaaaagccctcgtcttcgatttcgaccgcgttttcggatcccgccacgttctcgcccttattttccggattccgtttttcgtcttacctgatttccggaacccgctgttccccggactcgatcccggtcgtcgtaaaccgcggccggctccggctcctcctcctccggggcctccgctccgccgacgcaacgctgtgagctaggcggacaaactgattgcgtcagcaaagccctccactcggaggcgaggcGTCGgctggcgagcgcgaagaggaggggcagagctgcgccacaccgccccgcagcgttcgctcgaaaaaaaaaaaacgcggcctttacgtacctccggccatgtaaatcgcggtctctagaaacgtccgcggggctacgtttccagaatgagcttgggttgaatatttacgttaaaaatgttttaattttacattcataTGTAATTTATTCTGAAGGACTATGAAGCATTATTTCACCCATAattgtgcattttattttatacattacttaaaataacaaaaaagggGGGAGGGGGTAGACATTTTACTTGCATTTTTTGGAATATTTGATGCAAACACCAAAATCTCATCTAtgacaaacattaaaatatatagttataaaattatttcaaaaaGTAATAATGAAGTCTCTTACCCTGGAGTTCTTTTGAAGGCAGCAGTAAACTACTACTCCAGTGATGCACAGAACAGCAATGACCAGAATAATTATGTTAgctgttaaaaaaaattcaaaatagaGTAAGAATATTAAAATCTTGTCGTCAAGTAAAAATTAAGCAAGTAAATCTAAAACTAGGACTGCACAACATATTGTTTCagtatcgcaatgtgtgtattcataatagtcacatcgcaaagatatgcaatattgAGTTGACTTTGCGGTGTAATTTTTACATTAACATGTACAAAACTATAATGtatgcactgtttatttcattttcatctttGCTTTGTTGCATTTATCTACTGTatgcttgtagtttgtttattacagGTTATGCATGaatcactcccctacagaatcaccCCAGTCAAAATTAATTCATTCGATAACACTTTAGgaaccaattctcactattaactagttgctcatgttattgagatattggctgcttattagtacttatacagcacatgttctgtatgatcttattctaagTCTCTAATCCTACCTAATACCTAAACTACCCTAATAACTATCAATATGGAGCAATATaggagtttattgaagcaaaagtcaAAATGGTTTGCTAAGAGGGAGAACAGACccttaaaataaagtatgaaCAAAAATTATTTCCAGGTACAACACTGtgagtacagttgaagtcagaattattagccctcctttaaattttttttttcttttttaaatatttcccaaattatgtttaacagagcaaggaaattttcacagtatgtctgataatatttttttcttttggagaaagtcttttttgcttattttggctaaaataaaagcagttatcaaatttttaaacaccattttaaggacaaagttattagcgtctttaagctaatttttgtttcgatagtctacagaacaaaccatcattatacaataacttgcctaattaccctaacatgcctagttaatctaattgatctagttaagcctttaaatgtcactctaagctatatagaagtgtcttgaaaaatatcgataaaataaatcagttattataaataagttattaaaactattatgtttagaaatgcgatgaaaaaaatatctccattaaacagaaattggggaaaaaataaacagagtctaataattcagacttcaactgtatgtggggTACTAGAAAGTCTTAAAatctcttttatttaaaaaacttaaagttaaaaagtgactgaaatattgttttgtaggtcttaaattattttaaacaggtcctaattttcctttgtttatgtaaagctatcCAGACAATCCAATACACATCCAATCACCAAcgatacatctcaataaaactaaGCAAAACTGTATTCATAACTAATATTCTAACAGTTTGTTGTGCATACATAGTTTTTAAAGTTATGTTGAAAACAAATTATGTATACAACCAGGGtctgcttattttgacacataattcaaaatatgtggctaagaaatgactaattagaattagtttttttgatttccattttttttttttttttttttttttgctgggtgattaaaaaatccttagtgtttagccctaaataagtctgaaattttattctatatggtcttaaaaagtcttaaatttgacttggtgaaacctgcgaAACCCTGACAACAAAGTATATCGcaatatatcgcagaaaaacaaaatatcgcaatgtcagattatccaatatcatgcagccctacctAAAACTGAACATGAATAAACACTGAGAGAGAAAAGACATAGAAAAATACTCACCTGGTCCATGTTTTTTGGGCTCTGGTGCTTTAGTTGcttgaaaaaaaaagcaatgtatcaCTCATAGGTATGATAATGTAATACTCAAAGAATATGACTACATGTTTAGGTGAATGGCAAGTTTGTGCTCTACTTTGGTTAGAGAAGTCAAGcaataatttgcattttttttcagtaaactATTTCTGTTATTTATGTGTTCTGGGTtgctgaggattttttttttttttacagatttaaatgtgcGATAGCTAGACCACACACTTTCTTCCTGTGTAAGAATGACTCAGTAGGAAACAAATTAAGCGTTAAAAGGTaattcacacatatacagtatatctcTTGCACAAAAAATAAGTCATTCTGatcatttttatttagaaaagagcAAATAGTGATCGTTGCTTGTGTTGTCAGTATTTTTCTCTCTTACTGGTTGTTGTACAAGTTGTTATGCTGGTTCTTGTTCTGGTTGTTGTTTGAATCGTAGCATTTGTGCTGACTTGTGGGACTTTGTTCAGAGGATTGTCTGTGGTGCTAGTGGTCTGCGGTTCTTCAGAGGTTGGTGAAGTATTTGGTGAATCTGCTGTACAACAGATAAAATATATAACTTCCTTTCAGTTAAAGGTTGTCATTTACACTAAAACAAGCAGCATAGCATTTAGACTGGATTATATTTCTCAATAGTCTCTCTGCATTGTTGCATCAGTGGTGTGGGCAGATGTGCAATAGCAAGATATCAAGCTAAATGAAAAGCTACCTGATCCTTCATCTAATGTGTCGTTGGCTTCTGTTGTGTTTGATAGAACAGTAGTCGATATAGGTGATGAAGTTACAGTAGAGTTGTCCAGAATGGTTttgttggtggtggtgttatCAGGCTTTAAAACTATAAAGGTGCTGTTTGTGCCGTTTATCATAGTTGTGGCCTCATTTCCAACTGCGAGGACAAGTATGGCCCCTGTATATTACCAGAGAAAGCTCATGAAGaacatacagtatttattataatcAACAAGTTGTTACATCTCTAAAACTCAGCTGCATATTCTGTCATTTTAATggcttaaaatattaaatatacacttaaatagcaaattaattttaatcatataaagtttttgttgtatttaaaaGCTTAGACTTATTTTATTAAGGTTAAAAGTCTTCAAACTCACCAAGAAAGAGATGAAGTGATGCGTAGCACATCTTGAGAAAAGATGCTATCTTGTAATATGTATGTTCCTTCCTCAGGACAGTTCATATACTCACTCTGAAACCACGTAACTTCCACTTCTATGACCAGCACAGGATGCAGCAGATATTTAACCAAAAAAGGCACGTAAGGAACTTAGGCAGTTTTGTAAATCCCCTTACACTACATGTAGTGTATTCTTCATTTAAACTTGAACAGGTTGTGTGGACATTGTGATCCATTGTTTGCAGTCTGGAAAAATGGAAAACCCAGCTGTATAGGAACAAgtgtgcatttgtgtttaaaagattttATGTGCAATTTCTCACACCAGTAATTTCACCATAGATATTTCTATTTTTAAGGTTAACAGTAGTCTATGTAGTGCATTCACAGCATATGGGGTAACAGCTCTTATTTTACACCATTGATTTTCATTTATCAGggaaacttaaaattaaaatgcttgacaaatgaataaaaaacaaaggtTCCAGACAGGGAAGTAAGATTGTAGTTGTAGTAAGAAGTAGTtgtagtagtcgtagtagtattaataataactataataataataataattattattattattactacaactataaataataattcttTCTAAAAAGAACATTGAGGCAGCgctgtgggtagcacaatcgtttcctagtgataggttgcagccggaagggctttttttgtgtaaaaacatgtgctggataagtggacagttcattccgctgtggcgtcctcagattaataaagggactaagccaaacgaacaataaatgaatgaatgaataaaaataaacgttAGAGAAActtttcaaaatattaataaaaaatcttcTTGTTATAAgcattttaatctttgagtaaCTGAGTAATTTTTCTTTCTATGGATGTTAAAGGTTTCTTGTTGGAAGCcgataaagtttttatttatttattttcaataaagtttttatttattcattttaaaaagtacagGTATAGGGACCTTTAAAAATATCAATATCAAAAATAGCAATCAGTGAAAGTGTTTCTTAGGGCACCAGGACATTAATTAGATCCATGTTTAGGTTCTGGTTATTGCACACTGGAAATCTGGTTATAAAATCAAGAGCATTTTATGTAAAACCACATTTAGACACAAGGTGTCACTGTAAGTATGAGAAGACAAACAGTTTGTTGCAGAACTCATACGTAGAATAAAATCATACACAACTATGCTAGTAAATACATCTAATATTTGaaaatctaaattatatatatatattatattcagatattgcatcTAAATGTCTaaagaacatttaaatatttaaatataatataatatgtaatatacaaatatattagtGGTCTGCTTTTGAGCTTATATAAACtgtttgtttactgtttgttGAAATAGTGTGGTCTGTTGTTctgactgctgctgctgctgcaaaaaaaaaaaaagtacatccaCTCCAGTTGATCTTACTTGGAAACTTTATTTACTGGACATTAATATTTTGGAATATACCACAACCAAAATAAATGACGCCATCAGGAAAACTATACAATTTTGGTCAAATATGGGTGAGACTGTATCAGACAAGGTCCAATCCTGTTTTTACACCTACTTTTCCtctattactgttttttttataacttgCCTTTCTGTTGGTTGAATCTAAACGATGTTGATTgaataaagagtaaaaaaaatattgtggacTGCTAAATCTAATACAATTCTTAATGTTGCTTACCCCacctttttatactttttatactCATCATGATGTTTATAACTTTCTGATTTTAAATGATGTTAAATGGTAAgattttaccattttattttacccctatttttgaataataaataaagtatagCCAACTGGAAAGCCTTCttgctaaattattttaaaacatctaaTCAGCCTCTCACTTCTGAGCACTTCTGAGTTTATTGGACAATTTAAAAGCCTCTTCATTTAACTAtattaataagtgccccatttgGCACAAGATACCTAACCAAAAATTGTGTTTAAGTCAGGTTTTGTCCACTTTGTGGGgacaattattacattattttgacATGTGGGGATCAGGGAAAAAGGAGCGCAAGTCTGTAAATGTTAGAAAGTGTGAGTGCTTGTTGATAGAAGGAGgttgtattttcatttattactgtttatttcctCATGCCAGAGGTAATCAGTGAGAGGATTAGTGCTAACTGCCACCCAGTTAGTAGTCTGAGTGAAAAGAGCCCACCAGCAAAACGGTAAAGCAGCAGCAGGAGCAGGGGCAAGCGGCTCCCTCTGTGGGCCTGGCCACGCAGCTCGCCCATGAGGCTCTCTAATCTAGCTCTGAATGAATCCAGTCTGTGCCACTGACTGCCACATCAGAGCTCAAGTGCTGGCCAGAGTGGATGAGCTAATCGTTTCTCTTGGAGGTGTTGGGATAGCAGAGTAGCGAGtgaattagagagagagagagaatgggtGTGGAGAGAGGAGACCACCCACCCGGCAGATTCAGGATTCGGGAGGCCCAGACGCAGAACTCCATTCTATGACCCTCTGTGCCGCCCGGAGCTCCAAGCTGGACCCTTCGCAATTGTGCTGCCGCCCCAATGTCCCCCAACCCCCACCTCTCCGAGCTAACACAGGGGGAAAGGAGGGGGTGGTGGTAAACAGCCTGTCCCTGTCAAACCCCCCCaccccactctctctctctccttcacaGTACAATGGGAGGGAATGCAGTGGCTGAAGCACTTTTAGAGTGGCCAAATGCTGCAAAGGCTGAATGAAACATCTGTGGAGGCACATAGCCTAAGGAGGGAAACGCTGTTCTGTTGTGAACCAAACTGCCAACCTGTTTTTCGGACTTTTTTTCCCTTGATTTTGGCAAATGTGAGCATACTGTATAAATGATTTTTTACAAGGGTGCGAAAGATGTGATTTTATGTGTTTTGTTGTTCGGGGAGCAGATTCCTACATATGTTTTCCACATCCTTATAACTTCATATATATTACAAGCTGTCGGAGAAATGTAATGATTTTGTGGAAGTTATAAACTGGATGAagttagagaaaaaaaaaggaaaaatagccAAAGAATGTACAATAATTAACTTTATGCCATTTTAAACTAGAATCAATGTCTTGTTATGTTTAGACTGAGACTTCAATGAAAACCTGTTTGAATGTAAATACTCGAACCATGTGGTTTGCCTTAGAAAGattttgtttgtgcgtgtgtgtgtgtgaattaaaaGCATTTGCATTATAAGCATGTCCTCGTAATGATATAATAAATGTGAGAGACTTGTTCTGTTTGTAATATTACCTCTCCAAAGCACCTCTGGGATAGGTACAACACTCAGACATCCATCTGGTGTTTTAGACAGTTGGCCCATCTGCTGTGTCATCTGTATTTTTCCTGAGATGTTTATCAGATGTTTGTACACAATAGTTAGAATCCAATGCTTTCCAGATGATGAGCTCTGTGACAAACTATGACATACACAACCCACATTTCCCACCAGTTCTTTGTAGCATTATTTTAGAACAAAAGAGTTATATTAGATTAAATGGTGACAGGTTATTTTAGAAATCAGAAAATTAAATTAGACCATCAATAACTGATAAGTTAAGAGGACTAGTTAAAAACTTGTATACAACATACAGCACTGATAAAATCATTGTAATAAAACCTTGCATTCTTATTCTTgccttaaattattattttttacatttataagctGCACATTCACACTTGTCAACCTACACAGTTTTTTAGACAATAATAAGCATACGATAGGGCTGGGagattaatcaaaataaatttgGAAATGCGATTAAGCAAAGCTGTGATTGTTTATTCAGCTTTTGTTATTGATTCAGAGAAGCACAATAGTGGGTTTACTATACGCCACAAAAAAGTTCAGAGAGCCGACTGTACTGACAAAATGAATGAGCATCACATTTGCCTGATTAATCGTCTAGCCCTTTTATACAGTGTAATCATTAGGACATAAATACAGCTCTGCAAATACCTCTGTGTACTTGACCTAGTGGATATCAGTAACATACAACTCTTTAAAGTTTGATTCAGCATAAAAGTAAATATTTGAACAAAATTTGCATCTTTGAAAGTGCCCACTTTCTTAAATACATAGCATATTAATTAGGATTCAGCCTGTCAAACTGTGTATCATAAAGGTGGTTCTTATGTTTTACTATATTCCAGTTCTTCTTAAGTCCCATTATACTTACTTCCATGGCCGTTGATAAttagctgcaccatgttggtgttttctaacattttattttaacatggtGGGTCATTATCCCAACGCTCAACACCCagcctggaggaccaggacatacacacatacactatgggcaatttagcttacccaattaacccatagcgcatgtctttggacttgagggaaacccatgccaacattgggagaacatgcaaacttcacacagaaatgccaactgacccagccatggctCAAACAcgataccttcttgctgtgagatgacagcagtATCCGCTGCGCCACCACACCGCCCAAGTTACATTATCgtcaatataatactttttttttttttagctaaaaatGTTTACAGCACTAAATATCCTTTGTgcatagaaaaaaacaaaacatgaatgcatgaatggttTGTAAATCCGACTGGCTCGTTTCTCAAGTTCAActtccttaaagggccatgacacccaccactttcggttaaagtctacttcagaatttttttaaaagatgcatgattaatgggcgtggagctccgcgagcatcgggtaggagtgggcgtggccagcaggggagaagggtagcgaacgaagctagctcacaaaatgagacaaaccgtgaggagacgcatgagtttatagtttacaaagttaaaatgcaaagaaatgaactgtgatttaatgccctgctacatttgttattcgtaatttcatatacacataaccacaatttatatcattataaagataagtttgttcatgtaaaccctataaatgagtacttctccctcaatccccgtatccagcagactcagtgcagcaggtctcctgacctgtctattttaaccgttagccctgctggtaatctggaggatttaggcaaacacagcagcacagtgatgtgtctgaatgtgaacgaactcctgataaaagacagcgtccgccattctctaattctcgtgctgctctcccaacaaaaatgctagcagcacacacacagctttgctgtatgatcggccctgacaagatcgcgggggaaaacatgcaacaaaccccgtggatcatggaaacaaatgcatatgagccttcatgaacggctaaatatgtgtgcccgtgccgtgggtccgtgacgtgtctcaAAGCTCGGGCTTGACTCCGGCAGGTCTGGctggtctcatgaataattaagcagccggctcttctcataggataagaaaactccgctatgaataataatgagaaaccgatgcgtcatcattgcacttgcagtacagcgctacgtcgccgattttgatcccgccccaaaaaccattttaaacccggaagctaaaatttgctgacaaaagctcaaaattatccagttttccccacaattaaagctgacaggtgctaacattgtcttaacttatgctcaacaaacacaaatctgttaataataaaaaaaaagttctccagggtgtcctgaacctttaactcAGTGCTCTGGCCATAGTAGTTAAGATATAACTGAATATATAGATACAGTTCTGATATTCTGACAAAGTGAATGCAATTTGGGCAGAGTTACTGCACACACTCCAGTCATaagtaaatatgaatattttagtagatttagCCAAATTGCACATAATTTGTACATTTCTTTCTCTAACCATCAAATACAATTGTGTTGATTTGTTTGCTTTGAATTCAGGTAAACCCTAtatcaatgaaataataatttaGCAATGACAAAGCCACTTTTTAGCAGGCTCTGGCCCTCTCTGTACTTTTTAAGAAACTATAGGATGGGGGTTGATAAGCACAGcacaagtgtgtttaaaaaccTTTTGTTTGAAGTCCTACTACTTGTCTCAATTGAAATATccactgcacatatacatttgtaatattgCACATATACATTAGTTATATTGTAAATATCTactgcacatatacatttgtaattatgttcatatctatcTGCAAACTTTTGATTAATAATAGCAGCCGGTACATATATTAATCTATTGAAAAGCTCTGATTAATATAacctgtatatattatttatagtgcATCCATTTAtgaatatcaccatagtttttctacaATTGCACtttatcctgcacttgctgctattgcactttTGGTTtcctgcatttcgttgccttgcacttgtacatgtgtaatgacaataaagttgaatctagtCTAATCTAAAACTTAATGCTGTGGATCCAAATCTTAAGTTGTTTAATAGCTTCTCTACTATTACTAATTTGATAATTTCTCACTCTATAAGTGTatgttaaattttatttgttcaaacaTGTTAAATGACAAACAGCAATAGTTATTATAACAGCTAAAAAGCAATTCAGTAAGATAATTTTAAGAATAAAGTCAGGAATATATCCAGCATTAAAATTACATCAAATATACAAAAGTTTACTTCGCTTTCAGCTAAAGCTGTTTGATTTGGAACCAATAATGGTACTAAAGATTGGCCATTAGATATACTGATTAAATTGTATCTTGTTTAACAACCATAGAGACATCAGAGCAAGTAGTAAACCATAGATCAACTGGCAAAAGTAAACCAGACCTCCACGAGTTCATGATACAAGATGCACAAAAAAGACAAGTTACATAAAAATCTAAAGGGGTACCTTAAATAATGTGTTTGGGTAAGAGATTCACctgaaaaaacagcaaaaatcatcccaaaggcactcgaaaaatgtggaaaaatattaaaagatatttaattttatatttttcgaGTGCcctggactgatttttgctgtttagtaAAAACATGTTTGCTAAGTTG belongs to Danio rerio strain Tuebingen ecotype United States chromosome 1, GRCz12tu, whole genome shotgun sequence and includes:
- the si:dkey-27h10.2 gene encoding uncharacterized protein si:dkey-27h10.2 isoform X1, which encodes MCYASLHLFLGAILVLAVGNEATTMINGTNSTFIVLKPDNTTTNKTILDNSTVTSSPISTTVLSNTTEANDTLDEGSADSPNTSPTSEEPQTTSTTDNPLNKVPQVSTNATIQTTTRTRTSITTCTTTTTKAPEPKKHGPANIIILVIAVLCITGVVVYCCLQKNSRKYSVDLHPKKEDAQIPLSTVDAEVFDTTSEKDLQTFAPVEPVKDPDIGKEAEKPEEGKEIPDVKQENQQNLSTPEATVIPNDKKDELTVVDLTDAEPAISTKTSMESLDDTLNENNSNNTRIEGIANGYEFIEIFLDGPL
- the si:dkey-27h10.2 gene encoding uncharacterized protein si:dkey-27h10.2 isoform X3, translated to MCYASLHLFLGAILVLAVGNEATTMINGTNSTFIVLKPDNTTTNKTILDNSTVTSSPISTTVLSNTTEANDTLDEGSADSPNTSPTSEEPQTTSTTDNPLNKVPQVSTNATIQTTTRTRTSITTCTTTTTKAPEPKKHGPANIIILVIAVLCITGVVVYCCLQKNSRKYSVDLHPKKEDAQIPLSTVDAEVFDTTSEKVEPVKDPDIGKEAEKPEEGKEIPDVKQENQQNLSTPEATVIPNDKKDELTVVDLTDAEPAISTKTSMESLDDTLNENNSNNTRIEGIANGYEFIEIFLDGPL
- the si:dkey-27h10.2 gene encoding uncharacterized protein si:dkey-27h10.2 isoform X2 produces the protein MCYASLHLFLGAILVLAVGNEATTMINGTNSTFIVLKPDNTTTNKTILDNSTVTSSPISTTVLSNTTEANDTLDEGSDSPNTSPTSEEPQTTSTTDNPLNKVPQVSTNATIQTTTRTRTSITTCTTTTTKAPEPKKHGPANIIILVIAVLCITGVVVYCCLQKNSRKYSVDLHPKKEDAQIPLSTVDAEVFDTTSEKDLQTFAPVEPVKDPDIGKEAEKPEEGKEIPDVKQENQQNLSTPEATVIPNDKKDELTVVDLTDAEPAISTKTSMESLDDTLNENNSNNTRIEGIANGYEFIEIFLDGPL